In Candidatus Methylomirabilota bacterium, the following proteins share a genomic window:
- a CDS encoding arsenite methyltransferase, with protein MKGEDIKTVVKEAYAGIAKQGRSGCTPATSCCESVDVTQEMSRKVGYSEEDLHRVPGGADLGLGCGNPVALASLREGETVLDLGSGAGLDVFVAAHKVGNAGRVIGVDMTPAMIVRARENAKRDNYENVEFRLGEIEDLPVADNTVDVVISNCVINLSPDKPRAFREAFRVLKPGGRLMISDIVLLEELPDPVQRSVEAYIGCIAGAMLKDKYVEAIRAAGFRDIRIVQEAPFSLEYLTNDPTAKAIMEDSSLPPDELRRIASSTISLGISAVKSPA; from the coding sequence GTGAAAGGCGAGGACATCAAGACAGTCGTTAAGGAAGCGTATGCCGGCATTGCAAAGCAAGGCCGGTCCGGGTGCACTCCTGCCACATCGTGTTGCGAAAGCGTCGATGTAACTCAGGAGATGAGCAGGAAGGTCGGCTACTCCGAGGAAGACCTCCACAGGGTTCCTGGAGGTGCAGACTTGGGTCTCGGCTGCGGGAACCCGGTTGCCCTGGCCTCGTTACGAGAGGGCGAAACGGTGCTTGATCTTGGGTCAGGCGCCGGACTGGATGTCTTCGTTGCAGCGCACAAGGTGGGAAATGCCGGGAGAGTGATCGGTGTCGACATGACACCAGCGATGATTGTGCGCGCGAGGGAAAACGCCAAGAGAGACAACTACGAGAACGTCGAGTTTCGACTGGGCGAAATTGAAGACCTGCCAGTGGCCGACAACACCGTGGATGTCGTTATCTCGAACTGCGTGATCAACCTCTCCCCTGACAAACCGCGCGCATTTCGAGAAGCCTTCCGGGTGCTCAAACCAGGTGGGAGGCTTATGATCTCAGATATTGTCTTGCTCGAAGAGCTCCCGGATCCTGTCCAGCGCTCTGTGGAGGCGTATATCGGATGTATTGCGGGAGCGATGCTGAAAGACAAATACGTCGAGGCCATCCGGGCGGCAGGATTTCGGGATATCCGGATCGTTCAGGAAGCGCCGTTTTCGCTGGAGTACTTGACGAACGATCCGACCGCAAAGGCCATCATGGAAGATTCAAGCCTACCACCTGATGAACTTAGGAGAATTGCCAGCTCGACCATCAGTCTAGGAATCTCTGCGGTCAAGTCGCCGGCATAG
- a CDS encoding HgcAB-associated protein, translated as MARQGKNKRGASVDERAGCCRVESLISVDERGQMVLPKDLRERAGIRPGEKLAVISWEQGGEVCCISLVKAAALTEMVRGLLGPMIGQAASRRSE; from the coding sequence ATGGCGAGGCAAGGGAAGAACAAGCGGGGGGCATCGGTGGACGAGAGAGCGGGCTGCTGTCGCGTTGAATCGCTGATCAGTGTCGATGAGCGGGGTCAGATGGTGCTCCCGAAAGACCTCAGAGAACGGGCTGGCATCCGTCCAGGCGAGAAGTTGGCCGTCATCAGCTGGGAGCAAGGCGGGGAAGTCTGCTGTATCTCACTCGTGAAAGCCGCGGCGCTGACGGAGATGGTGCGGGGCCTGCTCGGTCCGATGATCGGACAGGCTGCGTCGCGCCGATCGGAATAG